Proteins encoded by one window of Arabidopsis thaliana chromosome 2, partial sequence:
- the arpc2b gene encoding actin-related protein C2B (actin-related protein C2B (arpc2b); CONTAINS InterPro DOMAIN/s: Arp2/3 complex, 34kDa subunit p34-Arc (InterPro:IPR007188); BEST Arabidopsis thaliana protein match is: Arp2/3 complex, 34 kD subunit p34-Arc (TAIR:AT1G30825.1).), translating to MAYLERASPTLKETLLKIYRAEKPIEVDQHFHEFGSIEYHIKYSVSDPNIVHVSTSTLLETQGAVTLKEISSYTYEVIKNIGVGVIDIVDPPRLGFQLTLGLNLDNIPRGKEAIKIITRISELQAIILSSQLKEMLRSLNFQDDSRSINNMPIRIVYHPSEPFYVFKQPEKITAVFPMNFKDNSDVVIATSFFQELVEVGSQKDMGKAPQCSWSPIPPLQLRGEPVQDLTTNSGFVSFDITSRHIEGKRLDKTVWNLLNFYACAKYHIKCSRGYIQRRMRKRMETLVKLLNNTSLEEEAAQNENGRCKYVKEFVKVPKGKLMMKQRCKEMTRRVKISKFRIKINGCARFRFNQRWISLPKFSSKPSDKSYTKLD from the exons ATGGCATATCTCGAAAGAGCCTCTCCAACGTTGAAAGAAACACTCCTCAAGATATACCG TGCTGAAAAACCTATTGAGGTCGATCAACATTTCCATGAGTTTGGTTCGATTGAATACCATATCAAG TACTCGGTTTCGGATCCAAATATTGTGCATGTATCGACGTCGACGTTGCTTGAGACACAAGGAGCAGTGACATTGAAGGAGATTTCAAGTTACACTTATGAGGTGATTAAGAATATTGGAGTTGGTGTGATTGACATCGTTGATCCACCAAGATTAGGGTTTCAATTGACCCTTGGCCTAAACCTTGATAATATACCACGTGGCAAAG AAGCGATTAAAATCATTACAAGGATTTCTGAACTACAAGCGATAATATTAAGTAGCCAACTAAAAGAGATGCTGAGAAGTTTAAATTTTCAAGATGATTCACGATCGATCAACAACATGCCCATCAGGATTGTTTATCACCCAAGTGAACCTTTCTACGTCTTTAAACAG CCGGAAAAAATCACGGCCGTGTTTCCGATGAATTTTAAAGACAATTCGGATGTGGTCATCGCCACGTCATTCTTCCAG GAACTAGTTGAAGTGGGAAGCCAAAAGGATATGGGAAAAGCCCCACAATGTAGTTGGTCGCCAATTCCTCCTCTCCAACTTAGAGGAGAACCGGTTCAAGACTTGACCACCAATTCTGGTTTTGTATCATTTG ATATTACTTCACGGCACATTGAAGGAAAGAGACTGGACAAAACGGTTTGGAACTTGCTAAATTTCTACGCATGCGCTAAGTACCATATTAAG TGCTCGAGAGGGTACATACAGAGACGgatgagaaaaagaatggAAACTTTAGTTAAG CTGCTAAATAACACAAgcctagaagaagaagctgctcAAAATg AAAACGGAAGATGCAAATACGTAAAGGAGTTTGTGAAGGTACCAAAAGGTAAATTGATGATGAAACAAAGATGCAAGGAGATGACAAGGAGAGTGAAGATAAGCAAGTTCCGGATCAAAATCAACGGTTGTGCTCGGTTTCGATTCAATCAGCGGTGGATATCTCTCCCCAAATTCTCTTCGAAACCATCAGATAAATCATACACAAAATTGGACTAA
- the arpc2b gene encoding actin-related protein C2B (actin-related protein C2B (arpc2b); CONTAINS InterPro DOMAIN/s: Arp2/3 complex, 34kDa subunit p34-Arc (InterPro:IPR007188); BEST Arabidopsis thaliana protein match is: Arp2/3 complex, 34 kD subunit p34-Arc (TAIR:AT1G30825.1); Has 387 Blast hits to 387 proteins in 167 species: Archae - 0; Bacteria - 0; Metazoa - 145; Fungi - 133; Plants - 69; Viruses - 0; Other Eukaryotes - 40 (source: NCBI BLink).), with translation MAYLERASPTLKETLLKIYRAEKPIEVDQHFHEFGSIEYHIKYSVSDPNIVHVSTSTLLETQGAVTLKEISSYTYEVIKNIGVGVIDIVDPPRLGFQLTLGLNLDNIPRGKEAIKIITRISELQAIILSSQLKEMLRSLNFQDDSRSINNMPIRIVYHPSEPFYVFKQPEKITAVFPMNFKDNSDVVIATSFFQDMGKAPQCSWSPIPPLQLRGEPVQDLTTNSGFVSFDITSRHIEGKRLDKTVWNLLNFYACAKYHIKCSRGYIQRRMRKRMETLVKLLNNTSLEEEAAQNENGRCKYVKEFVKVPKGKLMMKQRCKEMTRRVKISKFRIKINGCARFRFNQRWISLPKFSSKPSDKSYTKLD, from the exons ATGGCATATCTCGAAAGAGCCTCTCCAACGTTGAAAGAAACACTCCTCAAGATATACCG TGCTGAAAAACCTATTGAGGTCGATCAACATTTCCATGAGTTTGGTTCGATTGAATACCATATCAAG TACTCGGTTTCGGATCCAAATATTGTGCATGTATCGACGTCGACGTTGCTTGAGACACAAGGAGCAGTGACATTGAAGGAGATTTCAAGTTACACTTATGAGGTGATTAAGAATATTGGAGTTGGTGTGATTGACATCGTTGATCCACCAAGATTAGGGTTTCAATTGACCCTTGGCCTAAACCTTGATAATATACCACGTGGCAAAG AAGCGATTAAAATCATTACAAGGATTTCTGAACTACAAGCGATAATATTAAGTAGCCAACTAAAAGAGATGCTGAGAAGTTTAAATTTTCAAGATGATTCACGATCGATCAACAACATGCCCATCAGGATTGTTTATCACCCAAGTGAACCTTTCTACGTCTTTAAACAG CCGGAAAAAATCACGGCCGTGTTTCCGATGAATTTTAAAGACAATTCGGATGTGGTCATCGCCACGTCATTCTTCCAG GATATGGGAAAAGCCCCACAATGTAGTTGGTCGCCAATTCCTCCTCTCCAACTTAGAGGAGAACCGGTTCAAGACTTGACCACCAATTCTGGTTTTGTATCATTTG ATATTACTTCACGGCACATTGAAGGAAAGAGACTGGACAAAACGGTTTGGAACTTGCTAAATTTCTACGCATGCGCTAAGTACCATATTAAG TGCTCGAGAGGGTACATACAGAGACGgatgagaaaaagaatggAAACTTTAGTTAAG CTGCTAAATAACACAAgcctagaagaagaagctgctcAAAATg AAAACGGAAGATGCAAATACGTAAAGGAGTTTGTGAAGGTACCAAAAGGTAAATTGATGATGAAACAAAGATGCAAGGAGATGACAAGGAGAGTGAAGATAAGCAAGTTCCGGATCAAAATCAACGGTTGTGCTCGGTTTCGATTCAATCAGCGGTGGATATCTCTCCCCAAATTCTCTTCGAAACCATCAGATAAATCATACACAAAATTGGACTAA
- the arpc2b gene encoding actin-related protein C2B gives MAYLERASPTLKETLLKIYRAEKPIEVDQHFHEFGSIEYHIKYSVSDPNIVHVSTSTLLETQGAVTLKEISSYTYEVIKNIGVGVIDIVDPPRLGFQLTLGLNLDNIPRGKEAIKIITRISELQAIILSSQLKEMLRSLNFQDDSRSINNMPIRIVYHPSEPFYVFKQPEKITAVFPMNFKDNSDVVIATSFFQELVEVGSQKDMGKAPQCSWSPIPPLQLRGEPVQDLTTNSGFVSFDITSRHIEGKRLDKTVWNLLNFYACAKYHIKCSRGYIQRRMRKRMETLVKLLNNTSLEEEAAQNGILFFCYL, from the exons ATGGCATATCTCGAAAGAGCCTCTCCAACGTTGAAAGAAACACTCCTCAAGATATACCG TGCTGAAAAACCTATTGAGGTCGATCAACATTTCCATGAGTTTGGTTCGATTGAATACCATATCAAG TACTCGGTTTCGGATCCAAATATTGTGCATGTATCGACGTCGACGTTGCTTGAGACACAAGGAGCAGTGACATTGAAGGAGATTTCAAGTTACACTTATGAGGTGATTAAGAATATTGGAGTTGGTGTGATTGACATCGTTGATCCACCAAGATTAGGGTTTCAATTGACCCTTGGCCTAAACCTTGATAATATACCACGTGGCAAAG AAGCGATTAAAATCATTACAAGGATTTCTGAACTACAAGCGATAATATTAAGTAGCCAACTAAAAGAGATGCTGAGAAGTTTAAATTTTCAAGATGATTCACGATCGATCAACAACATGCCCATCAGGATTGTTTATCACCCAAGTGAACCTTTCTACGTCTTTAAACAG CCGGAAAAAATCACGGCCGTGTTTCCGATGAATTTTAAAGACAATTCGGATGTGGTCATCGCCACGTCATTCTTCCAG GAACTAGTTGAAGTGGGAAGCCAAAAGGATATGGGAAAAGCCCCACAATGTAGTTGGTCGCCAATTCCTCCTCTCCAACTTAGAGGAGAACCGGTTCAAGACTTGACCACCAATTCTGGTTTTGTATCATTTG ATATTACTTCACGGCACATTGAAGGAAAGAGACTGGACAAAACGGTTTGGAACTTGCTAAATTTCTACGCATGCGCTAAGTACCATATTAAG TGCTCGAGAGGGTACATACAGAGACGgatgagaaaaagaatggAAACTTTAGTTAAG CTGCTAAATAACACAAgcctagaagaagaagctgctcAAAATggtatcctttttttttgttacctttaA
- the arpc2b gene encoding actin-related protein C2B: MAYLERASPTLKETLLKIYRAEKPIEVDQHFHEFGSIEYHIKYSVSDPNIVHVSTSTLLETQGAVTLKEISSYTYEVIKNIGVGVIDIVDPPRLGFQLTLGLNLDNIPRGKEAIKIITRISELQAIILSSQLKEMLRSLNFQDDSRSINNMPIRIVYHPSEPFYVFKQPEKITAVFPMNFKDNSDVVIATSFFQELVEVGSQKDMGKAPQCSWSPIPPLQLRGEPVQDLTTNSGFVSFDITSRHIEGKRLDKTVWNLLNFYACAKYHIKCSRGYIQRRMRKRMETLVKVFLSYITYTHESTTIVDIS; this comes from the exons ATGGCATATCTCGAAAGAGCCTCTCCAACGTTGAAAGAAACACTCCTCAAGATATACCG TGCTGAAAAACCTATTGAGGTCGATCAACATTTCCATGAGTTTGGTTCGATTGAATACCATATCAAG TACTCGGTTTCGGATCCAAATATTGTGCATGTATCGACGTCGACGTTGCTTGAGACACAAGGAGCAGTGACATTGAAGGAGATTTCAAGTTACACTTATGAGGTGATTAAGAATATTGGAGTTGGTGTGATTGACATCGTTGATCCACCAAGATTAGGGTTTCAATTGACCCTTGGCCTAAACCTTGATAATATACCACGTGGCAAAG AAGCGATTAAAATCATTACAAGGATTTCTGAACTACAAGCGATAATATTAAGTAGCCAACTAAAAGAGATGCTGAGAAGTTTAAATTTTCAAGATGATTCACGATCGATCAACAACATGCCCATCAGGATTGTTTATCACCCAAGTGAACCTTTCTACGTCTTTAAACAG CCGGAAAAAATCACGGCCGTGTTTCCGATGAATTTTAAAGACAATTCGGATGTGGTCATCGCCACGTCATTCTTCCAG GAACTAGTTGAAGTGGGAAGCCAAAAGGATATGGGAAAAGCCCCACAATGTAGTTGGTCGCCAATTCCTCCTCTCCAACTTAGAGGAGAACCGGTTCAAGACTTGACCACCAATTCTGGTTTTGTATCATTTG ATATTACTTCACGGCACATTGAAGGAAAGAGACTGGACAAAACGGTTTGGAACTTGCTAAATTTCTACGCATGCGCTAAGTACCATATTAAG TGCTCGAGAGGGTACATACAGAGACGgatgagaaaaagaatggAAACTTTAGTTAAGgtatttttatcatatattaCGTACACACACGAATCTACAACAATAGTTGAcatttcataa
- a CDS encoding uncharacterized protein (unknown protein; Has 34 Blast hits to 34 proteins in 10 species: Archae - 0; Bacteria - 0; Metazoa - 0; Fungi - 0; Plants - 34; Viruses - 0; Other Eukaryotes - 0 (source: NCBI BLink).), translating into MDTGRGEGKEANGCENKAIVSLNSSEIEDQIFEEEESESQCLLPPRKGGMSRSTDKIKRTVQWNDIKGDNLAEVLVYEPSEVSDTEDDDSDSCICTIM; encoded by the exons ATGGATACGGGTCGTGGAGAGGGTAAAGAAGCTAATGGATGTGAGAATAAGGCTATAGTTAGTTTAAATAGCAGTGAAATTGaagatcaaatctttgaggaagaagaaagtgagtCACAATGTTTATTGCCTCCAAGGAAAGGAGGCATGTCTAGAAGCACTGACAAGATTAAGAGGACTGTGCAGTGGAATGACATTAAAGGAGACAATCTTGCTGAGGTTTTAGTTTATGAACCAAG CGAAGTTAGCGATACAGAGGACGATGATTCAGATTCCTGCATCTGCACAATTATGTAG
- a CDS encoding FK506-binding nuclear-like protein (unknown protein; BEST Arabidopsis thaliana protein match is: unknown protein (TAIR:AT1G04030.1); Has 3875 Blast hits to 2949 proteins in 323 species: Archae - 6; Bacteria - 281; Metazoa - 960; Fungi - 593; Plants - 281; Viruses - 98; Other Eukaryotes - 1656 (source: NCBI BLink).) codes for MGCFMGCFGLSSNKKRRNSIRKILPRDQRICSYEPLLSSDPTDFSTVSDNPEKISNSNLRSEVGEEEEKKKVTKKTRKRVRFDLNVQTYEPIVPSRYENACSDDEEGKGGRSKGSSAIDKKPEDLSSRSVYPSNYRYHNCVDSFEDEDDEMGYGESDLEDEDYYTDNENDYEDDADDEDEEEEEENEQDVAPLLNPVENLAQWKAVKARPVKVKRVMKENVEEDMDDQAKPLLKEIIVNTSLSNWLASPKSLHANGSSKRSPIVDITNMENR; via the exons ATGGGATGTTTTATGGGTTGTTTCGGTCTCTCTTCCAACAAAAAACGCAGAAATTCCATTAGGAAGATCCTTCCTCGAGATCAA AGAATCTGTAGCTATGAGCCGCTGCTTTCTTCAGATCCGACAGATTTCAGTACTGTTTCAGATAACCCTGAAAAGATCTCAAATTCGAACCTCAG GAGTGAGGTaggggaggaggaggagaagaagaaggtgactaagaagacgaggaagagAGTCAGATTTGACTTGAATGTACAAACCTATGAACCTATTGTACCTTCAAGATATGAGAATGCTTgcagtgatgatgaagaggggaaaggaggaagaagcaagGGATCTTCGGCTATAGATAAGAAACCAGAGGATCTAAGCAGTAGATCTGTGTATCCTTCAAACTATAGATACCACAACTGTGTGGATAGTtttgaggatgaagatgatgaaatggGTTATGGAGAGAGTGATTTGGAAGATGAAGACTATTACACCGATAATGAAAACGACTATGAagatgatgctgatgatgaagatgaagaagaagaagaagagaatgagcAGGACGTGGCTCCTCTTTTGAATCCAGTGGAGAATCTTGCTCAGTGGAAAGCGGTTAAAGCAAGGCCAGTGAAAGTTAAACGGGTAATGAAAGAGAATGTTGAAGAGGATATGGATGATCAAGCAAAACCACTACTGAAGGAGATAATCGTTAATACTAGCCTTTCCAATTGGTTGGCCTCACCAAAGAGTCTTCATGCGAATGGTTCATCGAAGAGATCCCCAATTGTGGATATCACCAACATGGAGAACAGGTAA
- a CDS encoding RNA-binding (RRM/RBD/RNP motifs) family protein (RNA-binding (RRM/RBD/RNP motifs) family protein; FUNCTIONS IN: RNA binding, nucleotide binding, nucleic acid binding; INVOLVED IN: biological_process unknown; LOCATED IN: cellular_component unknown; EXPRESSED IN: 24 plant structures; EXPRESSED DURING: 14 growth stages; CONTAINS InterPro DOMAIN/s: RNA recognition motif, RNP-1 (InterPro:IPR000504), Nucleotide-binding, alpha-beta plait (InterPro:IPR012677); BEST Arabidopsis thaliana protein match is: RNA-binding (RRM/RBD/RNP motifs) family protein (TAIR:AT4G14300.1); Has 110468 Blast hits to 48661 proteins in 2208 species: Archae - 78; Bacteria - 27657; Metazoa - 45421; Fungi - 8288; Plants - 12503; Viruses - 709; Other Eukaryotes - 15812 (source: NCBI BLink).) — MESDQGKLFIGGISWDTDENLLREYFSNFGEVLQVTVMREKATGRPRGFGFVAFSDPAVIDRVLQDKHHIDNRDVDVKRAMSREEQSPAGRSGTFNASRNFDSGANVRTKKIFVGGLPPALTSDEFRAYFETYGPVSDAVIMIDQTTQRPRGFGFVSFDSEDSVDLVLHKTFHDLNGKQVEVKRALPKDANPGIASGGGRGSGGAGGFPGYGGSGGSGYEGRVDSNRYMQPQNTGSGYPPYGGSGYGTGYGYGSNGVGYGGFGGYGNPAGAPYGNPSVPGAGFGSGPRSSWGAQAPSGYGNVGYGNAAPWGGSGGPGSAVMGQAGASAGYGSQGYGYGGNDSSYGTPSAYGAVGGRSGNMPNNHGGGGYADALDGSGGYGNHQGNNGQAGYGGGYGSGRQAQQQ; from the exons atGGAATCAGATCAGGGAAAGCTATTTATCGGCGGGATTTCATGGGATACCGACGAGAATCTTCTGAGAGAGTACTTCAGCAATTTCGGCGAGGTTTTGCAGGTCACTGTTATGCGAGAGAAAGCTACTGGTCGTCCTAGAGGATTCGGATTCGTCGCATTCTCGGATCCTGCTGTTATTGATAGGGTTCTTCAGGACAAGCACCATATTGATAATAGAGAT GTTGATGTGAAGAGAGCAATGTCTAGAGAGGAGCAGAGTCCTGCTGGGAGATCAGGGACTTTTAATGCTTCTAGGAATTTTGATAGTGGAGCTAACGTGAGGACTAAGAAGATATTCGTGGGAGGTTTGCCTCCTGCATTAACATCAGATGAATTTCGGGCTTACTTTGAGACTTATGGTCCTGTGAGTGATGCAGTCATTATGATTGATCAGACTACACAGCGTCCTCGAGGATTtgggtttgtttcttttgattctgAAGATTCGGTTGACCTTGTTTTACATAAGACTTTCCACGATTTGAATGGTAAACAAGTCGAAGTTAAAAGAGCTCTTCCTAAAGATGCTAACCCTGGAATAGCCAGTGGTGGTGGTCGTGGCAGTGGTGGAGCTGGAGGGTTTCCGGGCTATGGTGGTTCTGGTGGAAGTGGCTATGAGGGTCGTGTGGATTCTAATAGATACATGCAGCCGCAAAACACTGGAAGTGGTTATCCTCCTTATGGTGGTTCTGGGTATGGTACTGGTTATGGTTATGGAAGCAATGGTGTAGGTTATGGGGGTTTTGGTGGGTATGGCAATCCAGCTGGTGCGCCTTATGGGAATCCTAGTGTCCCTGGAGCTGGGTTTGGAAGTGGTCCAAGAAGTTCATGGGGCGCTCAAGCACCATCGGGTTATGGGAATGTGGGATATGGAAATGCAGCTCCGTGGGGTGGTTCTGGTGGTCCTGGTTCAGCAGTAATGGGTCAAGCTGGTGCATCTGCAGGTTATGGCAGTCAAGGTTATGGCTATGGTGGAAATGATTCCTCTTACGGGACTCCATCTGCCTATGGTGCAGTAGGGGGGCGATCTGGGAATATGCCTAACAACCATGGTGGCGGTGGCTATGCGGATGCTTTAGATGGCTCTGGAGGCTATGGGAATCACCAAGGGAACAACGGGCAAGCTGGTTATGGTGGAGGTTATGGAAGTGGTAGGCAAGCTCAACAACagtga